The DNA region AGGTGCAACACTGGAGTTCTGGAGCGCAAGCCCACTTCCTCTTTCTATGGTACATAAACCATTTCAATGGTTTCTTATTGTAAAGTATGGATAGAAGTATGTCCAGAAAAGAATGTCATAGAAACTAGCATTTCAAAATATTCCACTTTTCTTAACAATAGTGGAAGTAGCTTGGAAGAAAAGTATGACATCTTAATCTTAAAGTGAAATTACGGAAGTTGTATCTGTGCCTTGCAGTGACAAAGAAATAACTTGGATATCTTTGTGGTCTTTTCGTTAAACTCGTTTGGAACCTCATATATCGAAATACTGAAAACGAACGAAAAGAAACAAACTCAGTAATTCGAGCTTGTCGCTGACTAAAGCTTCGCTTTGTTTATGGAAATATATGTGATCATAATCAAGCTTTTGGAACCGAAGTCACACATAAATCGCTGCGCATTCAAACGTATCGATGCGACTATCGTTTCCCATCAATGGTTCTTGGTAGAAAAACTTCcaaatcatttgcatttcagtAGCGTGTAGAAGACCCTCGCCTTCTAATGACTCGATTGATTTCCATTTTGGGCAACCTTACTCGTTTGTGTAATGCCGGAAGTTGAAACGACTTTTGTCGTAACTTCTTGTGTTGATTATAGATAATAATCGAAGACTGCTTCCAGTAGAACGAAGAACGTCTGCCAAATGGTCGGTGGTCAGCTCAAACAGCTGCCATTAGCCGCAGTCACGCTGTCTGGCAGTCCGGCCCATACATCAATTATGTACTCCTTTGGCCAGGCAATTGCCTTCAACCCCCGTCCAGGAACCACCCATTTCCACCAACTCCCACTACCAATACCATTTCCACTCCCACTTGCATTTCACATGAAATGTGGCATGCCTAACCCAACCAGATGATTCATCATAAACGTGGCATAGGCAGTTTATGCAGATTCCTTACCTTTATGCCAGCCAATTGGTTGTaacacattttcatttatgctCTGCTCTCGCTCCCAAACTCCTCCCTCTCACATTTTTCCATAATTTCCTGGCCGAAGAGTGCGCCTGCGCATTGGAAAATCGCTTTTCCAGAGCGGCAACTCGAACGCCGCGAGGTGTGTTGAATTTTGTTATCTTCAGGGTTGGGCTAGTCGTCCAATTGGGCTGCTATTTTGACCTGCTCCTTGAAACTCCAGGATTCAGTACGAATATATATGTTTGGCACGTTTATAGCTCTATTTGAAATTAGAGATGGATTTTAAGAGCTTTTTAAAGTCGCTACACTTTCCAGATCTAATGCTGCTTTGTTTGGAAATTGTTACCGTCTTGTTAATTCAATTCCACACACTTTCTTCTGCCGGAGACTGAAACTATATCCATTTCGCTGCGCATCGCATGTCCAGCTGTGTCAGCTTCTTTGGAATTCTTTGATCTTTCGGAACTGGCGGTCCGTAGATAATTTTTGTGGTGCGATTATATTGCGTGCCTGCTGACTGACCGCTCGTACATCATTAGCTCATCTGTGGGGGATTGTTAGCTAATGGCCGATACTGCAACTgcattaataatataataatgtaTCTACGTATAcgctgtttgttttgtgtCATTAACCtcggaacggaacggaacggaacgggTTTCCTGCGCTCGCAGCTGGAAAATCGCTTGACTCTAATCTGCATAGAATGCGGATCGTCTTGGAACACTTAACTTCTCCCGCACGAGAGAAACCAGTTAACCAATTGGTCAATGGCCAATAGTGGGCCAAATGCGATTTGTGGTATTTTAGTGGGTTTTTCGGGCGCATGCGTGACCGATCGACAGTTTGGCTTTGTTTACTGTTTACTTTTTGGTTTATTGATCGGCGGCCGCACGATTCGATACTCCGTCCCTCTTATCAGCACGCACACCACGGCGCCACATTCATATGTGCAGCTAATGCGCCGGATCTGGTCATGGGCTCTGTGTCACGGAGCTGGAGCAGTCTGCTGGCTATCAGCACGAGCAGGCTGCTCCAGTTTTCTGCCTGTGCTCGGTCGGGCTCTCCGCCTCGCGCTGAATATCGCTCTCTGAATACCCTGTTTTTGACTTCAATACCCTATCAATGGGTGGATTGTTTGTTGTGCCgcttggaaatggaaaaatgcgCACACTAAACAATAActataaatcaaattaaataactaTGTAAGCAAAGTAAAAACACTGTATGTGGATCTCAAGAAAAGTACTTTGTAACAGCAAGAGAGATATAAGATGAATGTATGAGCAATGTAGCTAGTGCATTTAAGCAAGTTCCACTGACTAATATTATGAGaaactaaattattttataaattctaGTCATTTTCCTCTTACTCCATTATGttgaatatacataaatagtTATTCCATTTTGAAATTGTAGCTATATGGgcttataattatttaattttagccGTTGTTTTAAACATCCATGTATGAATATTTGGTATAATTGAATAACTTGCTCCTAATATTGTAATTTTGAACATCCGTGTATGAATATTTGgtataatttaataacttcctccaaatattgtaattttgaACATCTGTGTATGAATATTTGGTGTAATTGAATAAGTTCCTCcaaatattgtaatttttgtacAGAATTAAACTAAAATTGGGCCATTGGCATGGCTAGCCCTTCGTGACTGGAAGAGTTGGCCCACTGTGTGCATTTGGCTCGGGGGTAGatgcctctgcctctgccgctgcctctgccaCCGCCGCTGCTTTATGCTGCGCAGCAAGTagcaagcagcaagcagcGAGCAGCAAGCAGCGCCAGCATAGCAGCAGGCGGAGTGAGCGGCGAGCCGAGCCGAGCGCCCAAATGAGTTACAAAGCAGCGCCACACATCGACGGTCGACTGTGCCTGCTCACTTTGCTCACTTTGCTCGGTGGCTGAGTGGCTCGTGGTTCGTGGTTGGGTCGGAAATCGCCTTATCGTGTGTGTGTATCCCACTGCGGAATCGAATTTGGTGgcaaatacatatatggaCAGTTCTATATTCAAGTGCGtgaaacaatatatataaacataacGCGGTTATGATTTGGcaattgttttgcttttcataTTCACGCGACTAATTACGAAATCGATAAGTGAGCGCCTTGGGGGAAAACTCACCACACCCACTCAAAGGCCAGCTCTCTCCGGGCTtgagttttccatttcccattttcagcAGTGCGTATATAGAGTGCATTTCGAAATAGTTATTATATGGAGCCATTGAGCTGCAAGTGAATATTTTGTTCAATCAAATTGAATCACTGTTCTCGCCGAAGTGCTCagctttgtgttttgtttcgtGCATTACTTAATTATCAATTGTTTGCGCCTTATCGCTGAAACAAAGCCACagtatatactatataatGGATACAGTCACTCTATGTGCTTCTACAATGGATATTCCTGCTTGGATTGACTGAGATTCACGTTTGCCACAGGTAAATGCgtttttatttggcaaattTTAGCAGCCAAGGCAGCCACAagtttgcatttgttttggaaaatcgattttctggAGAGAGGTGAGCGCTGCTCTCTTTCCGCCTCTCAGCTGATTGTCAAGGGGGGAAAGGGgacggtgggcggtgggcgttgAAGgagggtggtgggtggtgggtgttAGTGTTCCAGCCCCGTTTCCTTGACACGCTACCTTTAGCCGCAGATACTTTTCTTTGGCGTGCTGTGTGCAATTGATTCCGCACCAAAATGAATCGCCACTGAGTCACTGGCCCACTCACTCTCCGCAAGATGTAGCTTGGAATCCAAGGGGCCATGTCGTGGCCATATCTGCCAGCTGGCGGAAGAGGGTTGTTCCATGCGGTGGACGCGATATGAATATTGGCCACCCTCTGAGCCGGAAAACTTTCAGCCAGGCGAACCCATTTGGCCCTTATTTATTGGTTTTCAGTGCCCCTGGAACACCCCCAAAGATTGCAGTCCGATGGCTCACGTTAATTAACCACGTATGCAGTATTTATTGAGTTTCAGTAGCAGTCAGATTGCTTGGCGCACTGGAAAAAACTTTCTGTGCCAATCTCATATTATATGTATAAGTCAACCGAGCTACCATAACTCAAATTACCCACTCTATACGAATTGTGATTCAGATCTGGTTTTTCTGGACAATAGTACTACATTGGACTTTAAGTTCTACAGTATTTGTCATATTTGTGAGAGCAGATTGATAAGACAGTGCATGAAATTATGAGAATTATTATCTCCTGGTACTATTATCTAAACGTGGAACACAAGAACCTCTTATATACAAGATTCCGAACTAATGAGCAATATGCCTGACATATATTCACTTATTCACATATTCACTTGTCATAATGCCTTAGAATAATGACAAATTGTTTTGGACAAATCCGAATATGGGCGCACCTAGGCTCCAAGATACCCGCTGTGAGCAAGAATTCAATTGACTGcgaaataaatttcattacTTATGGCTTGCCAAAGTCGCATGTAAAGTATTTATAACCCGTACATATGCACTGTGAATAAATGGAGGCCATATATGACAACCCCCAGAGGCGTCGCCCACATGCGAAGTTGCCGCAGAGATATAATAATAACTCTGAAGcaatacgagtatatgcaAAGATATCTGAGATATGAGAGTTTCCCCAAGCTTCGCTCTCGTTTCTCCACGAGATGCGACTGCTGCTGTCTTGGGCATATAACGTAAAcagttttaaattacaaaagtGTTTGCACCCAGATTCCATaggatatactcgtatgttgTTTGGATGTACGAGAGTGTTTCCCTTTACCTGTCTGTTGTCTATGAGTTAAGTATGGTGGTTAAGATATCAGAAAACCAGTCCACGCCGTCAAGTGTTGTTTGGATATCATCACTCTTACTGCCTGCACAGAGTTTTCATTTATTCGACAAGAATTTCCCCATCGCAGGCACACCTGCTGGCCATTTTCATTGATCTGTTTCTGTGTTCTCTTGGCCACATTCAAGATCAATTTGTTGGAATGCCGCTCGACATGTGTAGAACCACttagtgtttgtttttatgcaaCTAATGCAAAGACATTTTCGTATTTGGGTTAAACATGTGTGAATGAAATATTGAATCGCTCcgcaaacatttaaaaaaaagaaaaggggaaCACAGGCTGACTTGCCCGGGGGAATCAGTAGTCCGGCGTCTTTGGAGTCCGCCAGCTTTTTTGGAGTCACTTGGCATAGATTGGTAATGCCACTCGAACCGAAGACCCACGGGCAGACAGTCCAATGGatagatagatggatggatgggtggatAGATGGATGGGGGGCAGGAAACTGGGTCATTTGCCTAGCGTCTGTCTTGTTTAAATACTTGCGTCTGATTTATTGGGGACTTTGTTAAGTTGATTAATCAAATGGACTCGCCAGCCGATTTCGTTTGTTGTTCGCTGCAGTTTTTTGGGTATTTTTCtcacattttcatttaagttTCGGTTGCGTTGTCAAATTTATGGGCCTTAAGAGACTTTGCCTGCGTTGATAGCGTTGAATTATGTTGCATAAGCTATGCACAATCTACACCATTGTGTCCGTAGATAACGCTTCATTAGTTTGCTTTCCAAAAATACCTAGAAACCGGAAAGGATCCAAGGGAAACCGCACCTTTTTGTATGAAATCCGCTTAAGTGCGTTGGAGTTTAAGATTCTTAAGGCCCAGAAAACTCAGTGAACCTAAATGACCGAATGACAGTTGAATAACCCAATCTTTTGATTACCATATGAAAAGCCCCTTTTGCATCGTTACTTTTTATGGATTATCTgttaattattgttattggcTTTTCCCAAAGCTTCCGTATCTTgcatttctttctcttttcGCTGATTAGCTGGCAACAAACGGAGCCGAAGACGCCGATGTGATGGCTCTTGTCTCGCCAAAGTCAGATAATTGTGGGGGAAGCAAGATACTTAAAGGTGCCCGATGGGAATCGGAGttggggtttttgggggcTGCAGAGAGGGCAGTCATTTGGCTGGTATTCCGCGTCACTTTATGGCCGTTGTGCGAACATTTTTcccatttgttttttgtggtGCCAGTAATGATATACCCAAGACCATGGCATCTCTTTCCTACGaatgtaaattgaaaattactTTGCGGGCTCATTTTATtaggtttttggttttctcaTTTTTTCGCATGTCTTTCAAAGCGATTACAAAACTTCCACCATTATAATTAATAGCCATAGTCTTGTTGTCTCCCATGACGCATTGAGACGAAAAATTATAtgccatttttgcattttgcatagCTGTAATTGATGATACGCTCCAAGAGCTTACAGAATATTATGCACTGGCCATGGTGCACTTCCGCTCCATTTGGAGCCACTGCGATGCTTGACTGCAATGGGTCGCTATATATtctaatatacatatatagaatGGAACACGAATTCAATGAGCTTTCCTATGTCGAAAAATTGCATACAATTTAACTGTATTTACAATTGAGATCAGCAAAGGTGAATCAGAAAATTAAGCTCAATCAAAAGGTTCAGCCAATGTCGCCAGAACAATGATTACTTCACTTAAAAGTGTCTCATTATTCCGCttatattgtatattgttTCTGTTCAATTTGCCCAACCTCTGATGAATATTGTTAATAATGCTTCTCAATTCTTGTGTCATTGCAGGTAAGCTTAACATTAATCTGAGCGGAAATGCGTGTGCCTCATATGGCCATGGGCAATCGATTGACAGGCGGTTCAAGGTCGAGGCATCTGCCCACATCCGATGGATGGGTACTAACGAGTGCCCATATCTCTTACGGAATCGCTTTGAATGGAGCGCTGCGTGCTCGAGTGCTTAAAACCCAGCCCAGTGCCTTCAAGAGCTTCGATTGACACAAAAACTGTGAGACAGCGAGAACTGGAGGGGCCTTGCGTATTACCTTTTTAAAGATATCTGTTTTTTCAGTAAATGCGAGCTTCTATAAGTTTGTATATATCCGcctacaaaacaaaaaaactggCATCCTACTGACCACACTTCAATCAGAAACTCCACTCTCTTGACTTACTTTCCAAGTATTTTATTTCCGCCTCGTCATCATCAGTAAACCAAACACTTGTCTCCACTATTCATCGGTGTGCCCAGGGCACAGCCGAACTCCCGTCCAAATTCCGCGGAATTGCTGAGCGGTCCATTGACATCCCATCTCTCCGGTGTGTGCTGCATCAGAGGCATCGAGTCCAGGATGGCCTCCTGGTTGTCCTTTGCCCAGCAGCGCGTTTGTGCAAAGTATATGAAGAACAGCTGGGTGTTGGTGAAATTCAACTCCGGCAGCGTTTCCTTCGCCAGCAGTGGTCGTAGCTTGtgatcctgctgctccagcCAAGCCAAGTAGGCATTGAAGGCCAAGTTGAGACCGCTGCCATCGGCTATAATCTCTCTTAGCCTGGTGGCATTGCGAAACTCGCCGGGTTCATTGTACAAGTAACTGCTGTACTGAGACCGCTGGCACTCGCTGGCATTTCGGTATCCAGACATGGTCAGCTCATTCCACTGGGACGTCGCCTGTGGATGATGGTTCCAACCCTCGTCATCGAAAGCCTGCACCAATGCACTGGCCAATCGCTGGCCCAATAACGCATACTTCAGTGACTTGGGATAGTAGTAATTGTAGTAGGGAGCCTGCAGCAGACCCCAACCAACCAGGATCGTTTGCTGGCGTGGCGATAAAGCAGCTCGCACCTCGAATGCATCCAGACCGTCTGTATCCTGGCCAAAGTCGTTGCCCCTGAGGCCTTCGAATTGCTGATGGGAACGATACTTTAGTGCGATCTCCAAACGGCGCCAGTAGTCTTCCGACTTCTGGAACTGCAAATCGGCGAGGTCCAAACTCTGGTAATCCGGCAGGGAGACTCGATACTGAGACAGTCTGGCTCTGGCCGCCCTCCGATCGTTCTCGTCCATCCATTCCACGTGGAACTGCTCCTCGAGCGCCTTGATCACATCGCTGAATACGGCGTCCAGATCATGTTTCGCATTATCGCGCTGTACATGGCGCTGGAACATCTCACCCAAAACTTGCGGAAACAGACGTTGCGTCACCTGGACGCATTGGCGGGCACGTTGTGAAGGTGCTTCCTCCGGCGGCTGATTGAGTTCGTTCAGGGCCACGTATATGATGTAGCCACCAACGGTGATGCGGTTATTGGCCTTAACAGTCCTCACCACATGTTTCACGTATTCCGGAGAACGGAGATAGACCTGGGATGGGTACTGACTCTCTAGGATGACCtcaataaacattttgaagTCCAAGTGATTGCCCATCTCGCTGGTGAGCTCGGTCAGGGTCATTCCCACTTTCTGGCGCCGTAGACGCTCTTGACCAGTTCGCGGACGTGCACCGTACATTTGGGCCTGTATGGCGGGTGGCAACTCCTCCTCTGGCTTCTGAATATCCTGCTCTCCCATTTGTTTGCACAGCTCAAACTCGAAACGGATAATATCTCCGGCGAATCTAGCAGCCTCGCCGGTGTCCATGCCAAACCAATCGCGAAAGTTTTCCGtcacctgctgctgcacctgctcGTAGACCTCATCTCGCACTTGTGCTCCTCGCGTGGCCAACGCATTGCAGTGCTCCGCCGGAATGATGGTCAGCTTGGGCTCACCAAAGTAGATGCTATTCCCCTTCATGGTCTGCAGATTGAGATCAACTTCCAGACCCAGAAGTATGTCCAATCCGTAGTTCCTTCTCAGTTCACCCAGTGTTTGTACCCACTGACGATTGTGCTGCCAGTTGGAGTTGGGAACGTTGCGTAATCCTCCATTATCCTTGAGAATCTTCATGAGGAAACGACGTCTCTCACCGGCATTCGCCTCCACTGCGACGCAGGATTCGTAGAAAGCTCGCACTTTTCGTACATTCGTCATGCTGGGTCCACTATATCCGTTGGGATGATGTTGCGGTGGCAGTGGCTGTGTGAGGAGCTGTTGCAATTGCTCCGAGATTTTTGACTCCATCAGTTGCTGGGCGGTGGACAACTCATCCGGACGAAGCTGGCGCTTGTGATAGCGGCCCCACTGACCGCAGGCGTACTCGAAGAAATCCGTACAGGGATCGACGCTCAGGTTCATATACTTTTGTACATCTGTGGCTATTTTTTGGCGCACCAGTTGCTCCTCACGTGAGTCTGGGAAGTTTCCACTCATCTGCATGCGATTCATATGGTTCTGTCGGCCTTCAGTCACATCGCAAAGTTGGATTTCAAAGAGGATCAGCACATCGAGCAGATAGCCCAACCAAGCGCTTTTGGTAGCTCTCATCTTGGCGTTGAAAAATCGACTGAACTGTTGTGGTGTGGAGGCTTGATAATACGCGAATCGGAAGCTTCTCCTGGCTGGGCTTGAACCTGGGAGAACTGGGTCAAGTTTGCTCTCAGTCCCTGGGGGTTATCGCACCCATTGAGGCACTGGGATCTCTCTGGGATCCGCGAGAGAAGTAAACAAACTCGGCCTCGACAACCGAGAACTTGGCATTGACAGCAAAACAACACCATTCGCTTGGTGACAAGGTTCTCCTGCTATCAAGCTAGCAAATGTTGTAATCCATTGGCCCGAGATGGTTTACAATTTCTCCCAGACAGGGAAGCATTTCCGATGTGTCGTATAGACTGCCAGCATCAgtaaatcaaaacaatttataaatgcaGATTATTCTAAGCAGACAACAATTATTGTTTAGATATGCAGTTTATTCAACGTTAGTTGTTAGAAGCTAGTTTTCCTAAAAGCCAATTTTTCCCATCAACACAAATGCTACTATTTATTCAATAAGTGAAATGCAGTATATTTTAGAGTAGTTTTAAACCCAATTATTGCTAGTATATGATGCACTTGGTTGCAGGATTCATGGGTGATCCAATGGGGCACCGAAATTCACTCGCAAACTCCGCTGAGTTTCGCAAAGGTCCGTTTACGAGCAGGCGCGTCCAGGTGTGATTCTGTCGCGCACTGTAGAGATATCCATCTGGAGTTCCTTGATCGTCCCTGGCACGAAACTCTTCCAGACTGCAATGCTGCTGGGCATAGGCTAGGAAGAAGAGAGCCGTGTTTGAGTAGTTAAGATCTGGCAGCGTTTCCTTGGCCAGCTTGGTAAAGT from Drosophila santomea strain STO CAGO 1482 chromosome 3R, Prin_Dsan_1.1, whole genome shotgun sequence includes:
- the LOC120451459 gene encoding endothelin-converting enzyme homolog, translated to MRATKSAWLGYLLDVLILFEIQLCDVTEGRQNHMNRMQMSGNFPDSREEQLVRQKIATDVQKYMNLSVDPCTDFFEYACGQWGRYHKRQLRPDELSTAQQLMESKISEQLQQLLTQPLPPQHHPNGYSGPSMTNVRKVRAFYESCVAVEANAGERRRFLMKILKDNGGLRNVPNSNWQHNRQWVQTLGELRRNYGLDILLGLEVDLNLQTMKGNSIYFGEPKLTIIPAEHCNALATRGAQVRDEVYEQVQQQVTENFRDWFGMDTGEAARFAGDIIRFEFELCKQMGEQDIQKPEEELPPAIQAQMYGARPRTGQERLRRQKVGMTLTELTSEMGNHLDFKMFIEVILESQYPSQVYLRSPEYVKHVVRTVKANNRITVGGYIIYVALNELNQPPEEAPSQRARQCVQVTQRLFPQVLGEMFQRHVQRDNAKHDLDAVFSDVIKALEEQFHVEWMDENDRRAARARLSQYRVSLPDYQSLDLADLQFQKSEDYWRRLEIALKYRSHQQFEGLRGNDFGQDTDGLDAFEVRAALSPRQQTILVGWGLLQAPYYNYYYPKSLKYALLGQRLASALVQAFDDEGWNHHPQATSQWNELTMSGYRNASECQRSQYSSYLYNEPGEFRNATRLREIIADGSGLNLAFNAYLAWLEQQDHKLRPLLAKETLPELNFTNTQLFFIYFAQTRCWAKDNQEAILDSMPLMQHTPERWDVNGPLSNSAEFGREFGCALGTPMNSGDKCLVY